Proteins encoded within one genomic window of Empedobacter falsenii:
- a CDS encoding DUF4296 domain-containing protein, protein MKNIIFLSLIFLSIFSCAPKNYDKPKDLINQSEMIDILTDLYISQQGLQMFPTQNQDQSIDLAKDAVDIMKSYDITFHQFSESYKYYMMQPEKFKDMLNDVKKNLEDKLSDEEKERQKNQKNSLNNTIEAEK, encoded by the coding sequence ATGAAAAACATAATCTTTTTATCACTGATTTTTTTGAGTATTTTTAGTTGCGCACCAAAAAATTACGACAAACCAAAAGATCTCATCAATCAATCTGAAATGATTGATATTCTTACAGATTTATACATTAGTCAACAAGGTCTACAGATGTTTCCTACTCAAAACCAAGATCAAAGTATAGATTTAGCAAAAGATGCCGTAGATATTATGAAAAGTTATGATATCACGTTTCATCAATTTTCTGAGAGCTACAAATATTATATGATGCAGCCCGAAAAATTCAAAGATATGCTGAATGATGTGAAAAAGAATCTTGAAGATAAATTATCTGACGAAGAAAAAGAGCGTCAAAAAAATCAAAAGAATAGCTTAAATAATACTATAGAAGCAGAAAAATAA
- a CDS encoding DUF4271 domain-containing protein: MKTNDLISIGKNTLGNDTVLIALTVCLLLVCAAKYLFAKNFKTLDNKTEYMSFTDDNTTLFSFIVNGVTVLLISLLLVSYFDITYNHIPNFKFYYLSRVGITFGVISLIMLFRLMIEVIFYRVFYESSSVSYFMKSSSFVNAKNVLLLLIICFLFFYTQINKDYLMVIGFILLFLNRIFEIYHIYAKQISDNKSVWYYNILYLCTLEILPIMVLAKLLIVGKVI; this comes from the coding sequence ATGAAAACAAACGATTTAATCTCGATAGGAAAAAATACACTTGGCAATGACACTGTTCTTATTGCTTTGACGGTGTGTTTGTTATTGGTTTGTGCAGCAAAATACTTGTTTGCGAAAAATTTCAAAACGCTAGATAATAAAACCGAATACATGAGTTTTACGGATGATAATACGACGTTATTTAGTTTTATTGTTAATGGTGTGACGGTTTTGCTGATAAGTTTGTTGTTGGTTTCGTATTTTGATATTACATATAATCATATTCCAAATTTTAAGTTTTATTATCTTTCACGTGTCGGAATTACCTTTGGTGTAATTAGTTTGATAATGCTTTTTAGGTTGATGATTGAGGTAATTTTTTATCGTGTTTTCTACGAATCTAGTTCTGTTTCATATTTTATGAAAAGTTCGAGTTTTGTCAATGCAAAAAATGTTTTACTCTTACTTATTATTTGTTTTTTGTTTTTTTACACACAAATTAACAAAGATTACTTGATGGTGATTGGCTTTATTTTGTTGTTTTTGAATAGAATATTCGAAATTTATCATATATACGCAAAACAAATAAGTGACAATAAATCAGTTTGGTATTATAATATTTTGTACCTTTGCACCCTAGAAATTTTACCTATAATGGTATTAGCAAAACTATTAATTGTAGGTAAAGTAATCTAA
- a CDS encoding polyprenol monophosphomannose synthase, with protein sequence MSDKLVIIPTYNEKENIEAIIRAALAVDGAFDVLIVDDSSPDGTNDIVKRLIPEFNGRLHLEIRTTKDGLGRAYVHGFKWALANNYEYIFEMDADFSHNPNDLPRLYQALADGADLAIGSRYSNGVNVVNWPMNRVLLSYFASKYVSIITRLPVHDATAGFVGYKANVLKSLDLDKIQFKGYGFQIEMKYKTWIKKFKLKEVPIIFTDRTLGESKISSDIIGEAVFGVISLRLRKIFGKL encoded by the coding sequence ATGTCGGACAAATTAGTTATTATCCCGACCTACAACGAAAAAGAAAACATAGAAGCCATTATTCGTGCAGCTTTGGCTGTTGACGGAGCATTTGATGTGCTTATTGTTGACGACAGTTCTCCAGATGGAACGAATGATATTGTAAAACGTTTGATTCCTGAATTTAATGGACGTTTGCATTTAGAAATTCGTACCACAAAAGATGGTTTAGGACGCGCTTATGTACATGGATTTAAATGGGCTTTGGCAAATAATTACGAATATATTTTCGAAATGGATGCCGATTTTTCACACAATCCAAATGATTTACCTCGCTTATACCAAGCCTTAGCAGATGGTGCCGATTTAGCAATTGGCTCACGCTATTCTAACGGTGTAAATGTTGTGAATTGGCCAATGAACAGAGTTTTATTGTCATATTTTGCGTCGAAATATGTGAGCATCATCACGCGATTACCTGTACATGACGCTACAGCAGGTTTTGTTGGTTATAAAGCAAACGTGTTGAAATCTTTGGATTTGGATAAAATACAATTCAAAGGTTATGGTTTTCAGATTGAAATGAAGTATAAAACGTGGATTAAGAAATTTAAGCTAAAAGAAGTTCCTATTATTTTTACAGACAGAACTTTAGGCGAATCAAAAATTAGTTCTGATATTATTGGAGAAGCCGTTTTTGGTGTAATTTCGTTACGATTAAGAAAAATATTTGGTAAATTATGA